One window from the genome of Saccharomyces mikatae IFO 1815 strain IFO1815 genome assembly, chromosome: 6 encodes:
- the COX11 gene encoding Cox11p (similar to Saccharomyces cerevisiae COX11 (YPL132W); ancestral locus Anc_8.641), with the protein MIIIHHIIRPTRPLVRTFAKSTFQLITHSLFPRQAIFRNVLLRSYTVDSEKPKHAFDISKLTRSEIQQLRELKRTRERKYKDRTVAFYFSSVAILFLGLAYAAVPLYRAICARTGFGGIPITDRRKFTDDKLIPVDTEKRIRISFTSEVSQILPWKFVPQQREVYVLPGETALAFYKAKNNSDKDIIGMATYSIAPGEAAQYFNKIQCFCFEEQKLAAGEEIDMPVFFFIDPDFASDPAMRNIDDIILHYTFFRAHYGDGTAVSDSKKELEMDPDEKAASLANAAILSPEVVDTRKDNPK; encoded by the coding sequence ATGATAATAATTCATCATATCATTCGGCCTACACGTCCATTGGTTAGGACTTTCGCTAAATCAACCTTTCAGTTAATAACACATTCACTTTTTCCAAGACAGGCCATCTTTAGGAACGTTCTCTTAAGAAGCTATACAGTGGATAGTGAGAAACCAAAACATGCATTCgatatttcaaaactgACAAGAAGTGAAATTCAGCAACTGCGAGAGTTGAAAAGGACAAGGGAGagaaaatataaagatCGAACAGTTGCATTTTATTTTAGCAGCGTGGCGATACTTTTCTTGGGTTTGGCATATGCGGCAGTACCCTTGTATAGGGCCATTTGTGCACGTACTGGTTTTGGTGGAATTCCCATAACagatagaagaaaatttaccGATGATAAATTGATTCCTGTGGatactgaaaaaagaattcgaATCTCATTCACCAGTGAGGTGTCACAAATCTTGCCGTGGAAATTCGTTCCTCAACAACGTGAGGTATACGTTTTACCTGGCGAAACAGCTTTAGCCTTCTACAAAGCCAAAAATAACAGCGACAAAGATATCATTGGCATGGCTACTTACAGCATAGCGCCTGGTGAAGCAGCTCAGTACTTCAACAAAATTCAGTGTTTTTGTTTCGAAGAGCAAAAATTAGCTGCTGGCGAAGAAATAGACATgcctgttttcttctttatcgATCCTGATTTCGCCAGTGATCCAGCTATGCGGAATATTGATGACATAATATTGCATTATACTTTCTTCAGAGCACATTATGGTGACGGTACAGCCGTAAGTGACTCTAAAAAGGAACTTGAGATGGATCCAGACGAAAAGGCAGCATCACTGGCTAATGCTGCTATATTATCCCCAGAAGTCGTAGATACAAGGAAAGATAACCCAAAGTAA
- the ODC1 gene encoding mitochondrial 2-oxodicarboxylate carrier (similar to Saccharomyces cerevisiae ODC2 (YOR222W) and ODC1 (YPL134C); ancestral locus Anc_8.644), producing MSSIDNRPLPFIYQFTAGAIAGVSELLVMYPLDVVKTRMQLQVTTKSSPVVDAVKVAADHYTGVMDCLTKIVKKEGFSHLYKGITSPILMEAPKRAIKFSGNDTFQLFYKKIFPTPNGEMTQKIAICSGASAGAVEAFIVAPFELVKIRLQDVNSPFKTPIEVVKNSVAKGGVLSLFNGLEATIWRHVLWNAGYFGIIFQVRKLLPAAKTNTEKTRNDLIAGAIGGTVGCLLNTPFDVVKSRIQRSSGPLRKYNWSLSSVLLVYREEGFKALYKGFVPKVMRLAPGGGLLLVVFTNVMDFFREVKYGKN from the coding sequence ATGTCTTCCATAGATAACAGACCTTTGCCGTTTATATACCAGTTCACAGCGGGCGCCATTGCTGGCGTCTCGGAGCTATTGGTTATGTACCCATTGGACGTGGTAAAGACAAGAATGCAATTGCAAGTTACCACTAAAAGCAGCCCTGTAGTAGATGCAGTGAAGGTAGCAGCAGATCATTACACGGGTGTGATGGATTGTTTGACAAAAATTGTCAAGAAGGAAGGGTTTTCACATCTGTACAAGGGTATCACGTCGCCTATATTAATGGAAGCTCCAAAGAGAGCAATCAAGTTCTCGGGGAATGATACGTTCCAACTGTTTTACAAAAAGATTTTCCCCACACCCAATGGAGAGATGACTCAAAAAATCGCCATATGCAGCGGTGCATCGGCCGGTGCCGTGGAAGCCTTTATAGTTGCGCCTTTTGAATTGGTAAAGATTAGGCTGCAGGATGTAAATTCTCCGTTTAAGACACCCATTGAGGTGGTAAAGAACAGTGTGGCTAAGGGTGGTGTCTTGTCACTTTTCAACGGGTTAGAAGCCACCATCTGGAGACATGTCCTTTGGAATGCCGGTTATTTCGGTATCATATTTCAGGTGCGGAAGCTTTTGCCGGCGGCTAAGACGAACACGGAAAAGACAAGAAATGATTTGATCGCAGGTGCTATCGGTGGCACTGTCGGGTGCTTGTTGAATACACCATTTGATGTGGTGAAGTCAAGAATCCAAAGAAGCTCAGGGCCTCTTAGAAAGTATAACTGGTCCCTGTCTTCGGTGCTTTTAGTGTATCGTGAGGAAGGATTCAAAGCTCTGTATAAGGGGTTCGTACCAAAGGTTATGAGACTGGCTCCTGGTGGTGGGTTATTGTTGGTAGTATTCACCAATGTCATGGACTTCTTTAGAGAAGTCAAGTACGGAAAGAACTGA
- the TAF14 gene encoding TATA-binding protein-associated factor TAF14 (similar to Saccharomyces cerevisiae TAF14 (YPL129W); ancestral locus Anc_8.633), with protein sequence MVATVKRTIRIKTQQHILPEVPPVENFPVRQWSIEIVLLDDEGKEIPATIFDKVIYHLHPTFANPNRTFTDPPFRIEEQGWGGFPLDISVFLLEKAGERKIPHDLNFLQESYEVEHVIQVPLNKPVLTEELAKSGSIEETTANASTVGKRRTATSTTTEPKAKRAKTGSASTVKGSVDLEKLAFGLTKLNEDDLVGVVQMVTDNKTPEMNVTNNVEDGEFIIDLYSLPEGLLKSLWDYVKKNTE encoded by the exons ATGGTAGCA ACAGTCAAGAGGACCATCCGTATAAAAACCCAGCAACATATTCTACCGGAAGTTCCACCAGTTGAAAATTTTCCCGTTCGTCAATGGAGTATAGAAATTGTATTGTTGGATGATGAAGGCAAAGAAATTCCTGCGACAATTTTTGACAAAGTTATTTACCACTTGCACCCAACTTTTGCTAATCCCAACAGGACGTTTACTGATCCACCATTTAGGATTGAGGAACAAGGTTGGGGTGGTTTTCCATTAGATATAAGCGTTTTCTTATTGGAAAAAGCAGGCGAGCGCAAAATACCACATGATCTGAATTTTCTACAAGAAAGTTATGAAGTGGAACATGTTATCCAGGTTCCTCTTAATAAACCAGTTTTAACCGAAGAACTTGCGAAAAGTGGGTCTATTGAAGAAACGACAGCCAATGCGAGCACCGTTGGGAAAAGAAGGACTGCCACAAGCACAACCACAGAACCAAAAGCGAAGAGAGCTAAGACAGGTAGTGCATCTACCGTGAAGGGCAGCGTAGATTTAGAGAAATTAGCATTTGGTTTGACTAAACTAAATGAAGATGACTTAGTTGGCGTCGTCCAAATGGTCACTGACAATAAAACGCCGGAGATGAACGTGACGAATAATGTTGAGGATGGTGAATTTATAATTGACTTATATAGTTTACCTGAGGGATTATTGAAAAGTCTATGGGACTacgttaaaaaaaataccgAGTAA
- the ISU1 gene encoding iron-binding protein ISU1 (similar to Saccharomyces cerevisiae ISU2 (YOR226C) and ISU1 (YPL135W); ancestral locus Anc_8.647), translated as MFPIITRLARPAVMAARPANVAGFMRASSITKRLYHPKVIEHYTHPRNVGSLDKKLPNVGTGLVGAPACGDVMRLQIKVNDSTGVIEDVKFKTFGCGSAIASSSYMTELVQGMTLDDAAKIKNTEIAKELSLPPVKLHCSMLAEDAIKAAIKDYKSKRNTPTILS; from the coding sequence ATGTTTCCTATTATAACAAGATTAGCAAGACCTGCTGTGATGGCTGCCAGACCTGCGAACGTCGCAGGGTTTATGAGAGCGTCGAGTATAACAAAGAGACTTTACCATCCTAAGGTTATAGAACATTATACACACCCAAGAAACGTGGGCTCCCTTGACAAGAAATTACCCAACGTGGGCACAGGCTTGGTGGGTGCCCCAGCTTGTGGGGATGTGATGAGGTTGCAGATCAAAGTGAACGATTCCACGGGTGTTATTGAAGACGTCAAGTTCAAAACGTTTGGATGTGGCTCCGCCATTGCCTCCTCTTCGTATATGACGGAATTGGTGCAGGGGATGACTTTGGACGATGCTGCGAAGATCAAGAACACTGAGATCGCTAAGGAATTAAGCTTGCCTCCTGTCAAACTACATTGCTCAATGTTGGCCGAAGATGCTATTAAGGCAGCTATAAAGGATTATAAGTCAAAGAGAAACACTCCAACCATATTGTCGTAG
- the RDS2 gene encoding gluconeogenesis transcription factor RDS2 (similar to Saccharomyces cerevisiae RDS2 (YPL133C); ancestral locus Anc_8.642) yields the protein MSANSSVKRTNKAFKTCLFCKRSHVVCDKQRPCSRCVKRDIAHLCREDDIAVSNERASHMENSPEDNGMIPGKYANRTHGGNLFDYQNNLSGSVDNRSSKYGEELSPKLDNSVVNDTTSLLLPHQPVFVSENVGSEFSSLNEFLSMLENPLLSQASLSSGNTNNVHLENGSQSTQSPLEYQNDNGRDVSEVTRQEHRVPGMVSDSPNNASKANRQDQQKEESLTLTNANENSAPTPKEQFFLTAADPSTEMTPEDRLKLVINAKLEAGLLKPYNYAKGYARLQDYMDKYMNQSSKQRILKPLSTIRPAFRTIARSLKDVDLVLVEESFERMLLSYDRVFTSMSMPACLCRRTGEIYRANKEFASLVDCTVDDLRDGKLAIYELMTEESAVNFWEKYGSIAFDKGQKAVLTSCSLRTKDGIRKRPCCFSFTIRRDRYNIPICIVGNFIPLS from the coding sequence ATGTCAGCAAACAGCAGTGTAAAGCGAACCAATAAGGCTTTTAAAACATGTTTATTTTGTAAACGGTCGCATGTAGTGTGTGATAAACAAAGGCCATGTTCTAGATGTGTTAAGAGGGACATCGCACATTTGTGCAGGGAAGATGATATTGCAGTTTCAAATGAAAGGGCATCACATATGGAAAATTCTCCGGAGGATAACGGTATGATACCAGGAAAATACGCAAATAGAACACATGGTGGAAACTTATTTGATTATCAGAATAATCTTAGCGGCTCTGTTGACAATCGTAGCTCCAAATATGGAGAGGAATTGTCACCAAAATTAGACAATTCTGTTGTAAATGACACGACAAGTTTGCTGCTTCCACACCAACCTGTATTTGTGTCCGAGAATGTCGGTTCAGAATTTAGTTCTTTAAACGAATTTCTTTCGATGTTAGAAAATCCTTTGTTAAGTCAAGCATCCTTAAGCTCTGGAAATACGAATAATGTTCATTTGGAAAATGGTTCTCAAAGCACGCAATCTCCATTGGAATACCAAAACGACAACGGTAGAGATGTAAGTGAAGTAACAAGACAAGAACACAGGGTACCAGGTATGGTGTCAGATTCCCCCAATAATGCCTCGAAGGCGAATCGACAAGATCAACAAAAGGAAGAGTCTCTAACTTTGACCAATGCAAACGAAAACAGTGCACCAACACCGAAggaacaattttttctaacCGCAGCGGATCCATCCACAGAAATGACACCAGAAGATCGGTTGAAACTGGTCATAAATGCGAAACTGGAGGCAGGGTTGTTGAAGCCATATAATTATGCCAAGGGATACGCGAGATTACAAGACTACATGGATAAATATATGAACCAATCTTCCAAGcaaagaattttgaaaccACTGTCTACTATCAGACCGGCGTTCAGAACCATTGCACGCTCGTTGAAGGATGTCGATTTAGTTTTGGtagaagaaagttttgaaaggaTGCTATTGTCATACGATCGTGTATTCACTTCCATGAGTATGCCTGCGTGTTTGTGTAGACGTACAGGTGAGATATACAGGGCTAATAAAGAATTTGCTTCACTGGTCGATTGCACAGTAGATGATTTACGCGATGGGAAGCTAGCGATCTACGAGTTGATGACGGAGGAAAGTGCAGTGAATTTCTGGGAAAAATATGGCTCTATAGCGTTTGATAAGGGTCAGAAGGCTGTTTTGACAAGCTGTAGTCTTCGAACCAAAGACGGAATCCGCAAGCGACCATGTTGTTTTAGCTTTACGATCAGAAGGGATAGGTACAACATTCCAATTTGCATCGTGGGAAATTTCATTCCATTGTCATAG
- the GIP3 gene encoding protein phosphatase regulator GIP3 (similar to Saccharomyces cerevisiae HER1 (YOR227W) and GIP3 (YPL137C); ancestral locus Anc_8.648), translated as MITNTEFDVPVDWLYKGKSRRKTNTKPSRPSTSPASTSSASASKLGHDSTNNNISGNGKLRARSSSVSNAALSNNEKPDLNSGNGNVSASDTDDISLLTPVSSGNRSDLANIDSADSIDAIDSGDNKCDASFIRKKRSTSISNAVVSSKPRLTNSSISVTTSSSIGKGKLPPISSLSNATIKRSNSASGEKSKRSIFGSLFSKRSTSSSGPAAKKTLPVVNTTVTANESSKDVKENVTTSSRGKGLSSPSTGTAFTASKTLTPISPSVSSSPALSIKDLSTVSLKRVSFAVDKFESDPPQQLPSRTPKKGNILIPDDMISEVPSISVGISSSNQSAKSTNSATKGPLYTRTSKEYVLALENQKLALREAAKHQQEAHFAANRIASEVASFKITSDASSTLAAKSSKSSNSKPNEELLQQNADSDQKFDNNKLAENLSKIGIDKPIHMHEHYFGEPIQDKCQDDHAMENNEVTLDVIYTRCCHLREILPIPSTLRQVKDKTAPLQILKFLNPKPTLIDILSFCDFITIAPIHTIVFDNVALNQDMFRIIISALANSTVLDKLSLRNVRIDQDGWKLLCKFLLQNKSLNKLDISQTKIKSDLAESLYRHNMDWNLFTEVLLQRSHKPLEELLLNGIQFNKIPYSCFARLLTSFATQKNFPESGIRLGLAGATTSNISQDCLKFIFNWMSQYNVQGVDLAFNDLSAMVKPMVGKLSALSYDNLRYFILNSTNISTSYDLALLLKYLSKLPNLIFLDLSNLPQCFPDILPYMYKYLPRFPNLKRIHLDSNNLTLKELAVVCNILIKCKSLSHVSMANQNVENFYLMNSGDSTVQQTNTDGESDSLSVLEVKGQFAKNSLSSTLYAFARDSPNLIGLDFDYDLVSEEIQSRIALCLMRNMKRTMDSTFQLDELDSQDDLLFDGSLVTMTAESVLEKLNVLSDKNIMVKKDATKRYLLKKYIEKFHILHHNVQHTIDSMFEKRKSGELPLQEKENLVRLLLLEQNLCNILELFSHNPSLNDVLGSGNDGSKESVNSSDDSKLPALKHVESGYHISEERIPPENDVITARPHLMATDSGKTIDVYTGKPLVFKNSSSSTSAGCKKQEEEEGELHKWGFFVQQQRSLYPENESARQTPSIPRHSSDNIQTVDKSTSSSSVSASTNETAATSLFSPVNPKILPKIPSGAVLRSAIMKAKGIDSIDDLIENVNSNNIELENIYGKSIQNSASTLTPGVDSDNSVSSPGKEVVEAFPANSNEDSNCEVKVTATYDKLLNNLSMERSIRL; from the coding sequence ATGATAACTAACACCGAGTTCGATGTGCCTGTAGACTGGTTGTATAAGGGGAAAAGTAGGCGTAAGACGAACACAAAGCCATCAAGGCCTTCTACGTCACCGGCGTCTACTTCATCTGCTTCTGCTTCAAAACTTGGGCACGATAGCACgaacaataatattagtgGAAACGGTAAACTTCGTGCGAGGTCTTCATCGGTGTCCAACGCAGCTCTTTCTAATAACGAGAAACCAGACTTGAACAGCGGCAATGGCAACGTTTCTGCCTCGGACACAGACGACATATCGCTACTTACTCCGGTTAGTAGTGGTAACCGAAGCGATTTGGCCAACATTGATAGTGCGGATTCTATAGATGCTATAGATAGTGGCGACAACAAGTGTGACGCTTCATTCATAAGAAAGAAGCGCTCCACTTCTATATCCAATGCTGTTGTCTCGTCCAAACCAAGGTTGACAAATTCGAGCATTAGTGTCACCACATCTTCCTCTATTGGCAAGGGAAAGCTTCCTCcgatttcttcattatcgaACGCTACTATCAAGAGAAGCAACTCAGCTAGTGGAGAAAAATCTAAGAGGTCTATTTTTGGGTCTTTGTTTAGTAAAAGATCCACCTCTTCTTCAGGTCCCGCTGCGAAAAAAACATTGCCTGTCGTTAATACTACCGTGACTGCCAATGAGTCGTCTAAAGAcgttaaagaaaatgtcACTACAAGTTCTCGTGGAAAGGGGCTTTCATCGCCATCGACAGGAACGGCTTTCACGGCTAGCAAAACACTTACCCCTATATCACCATCAGTATCCTCTTCCCCTGCTCTTTCAATAAAAGATCTATCTACGGTTTCATTGAAAAGGGTGTCGTTTGCCGTTGATAAATTCGAATCCGACCCTCCTCAGCAACTCCCTTCAAGAACTCCAAAAAAGGGAAATATTCTAATTCCAGATGATATGATAAGTGAGGTTCCTTCTATATCTGTCGGAATATCCAGTAGTAATCAATCAGCGAAATCTACCAATTCCGCCACCAAGGGCCCATTGTATACGAGGACATCCAAAGAATATGTACTTGCTTTGGAGAACCAAAAGCTGGCTTTGAGAGAGGCTGCTAAGCATCAGCAGGAAGCTCACTTCGCTGCTAACAGAATAGCCTCCGAAGTGGCCAGCTTCAAAATCACCTCGGACGCAAGTAGTACGCTTGCAgcaaaatcatcaaagaGCTCCAATTCAAAGCCAAATGAAGAATTGTTACAACAAAATGCAGACTCAGACCAGAAATTTGACAATAATAAACTCGCggaaaatctttcaaaaattggtaTTGATAAGCCTATTCATATGCATGAGCATTATTTCGGGGAACCTATTCAGGATAAGTGTCAAGATGATCATGCTATGGAAAATAACGAAGTCACCTTGGATGTTATTTATACAAGGTGTTGTCATCTAAGGGAAATCTTACCCATTCCATCTACTTTAAGACAAGTGAAGGATAAGACGGCTCCCTTAcaaatattgaaatttctgaacCCTAAACCAACCTTGATTGatattctttcattttgtgATTTCATAACTATCGCTCCCATCCACACGATAGTTTTCGATAATGTTGCCTTAAACCAAGATATGTTTAGGATAATCATCTCTGCCCTCGCAAACTCCACAGTTTTGGACAAGCTGAGCCTAAGGAACGTGCGGATTGACCAAGATGGATGGAAGCTATTGTGTAAGTTTCTTTTGCAAAACAAATCATTGAATAAGCTGGACATTTCTCAGACGAAAATCAAATCTGACCTTGCTGAGTCACTTTATCGCCATAATATGGATTGGAACTTATTCACAGAAGTGTTATTGCAGAGATCTCATAAACCTCTAGAAGAGTTATTACTTAATGGTATTCAATTCAACAAGATTCCTTACTCATGCTTTGCACGTTTGTTAACATCATTTGCCACTCAGAAAAACTTTCCAGAATCAGGGATCAGGCTTGGTTTGGCGGGAGCTACTACTTCTAATATTTCCCAGGATTGCTTGAAGTTTATTTTCAACTGGATGTCTCAATACAACGTACAAGGTGTGGATTTAGCATTTAATGATTTGTCCGCCATGGTAAAGCCAATGGTCGGCAAATTGTCTGCTCTATCATATGATAATTTGAGATATTTTATCTTAAATAGTACCAATATCTCGACTTCTTATGATTTAGCTTTACTTTTGAAGTACCTTTCGAAATTACCtaatttgatatttttggaTTTGAGCAACTTGCCACAATGCTTCCCAGATATTTTGCCTTACATGTACAAGTATTTACCAAGATTCCCCAACTTGAAGAGGATACATTTGGATAGCAATAATTTGACATTAAAAGAGCTAGCTGTGGTGTGTAATATTTTGATCAAGTGCAAATCGCTTTCTCACGTATCCATGGCTAATCAAAACGTTGAAAACTTCTATTTGATGAATAGCGGCGACTCAACCGTGCAACAGACTAACACAGATGGAGAATCGGATAGTTTGAGTGTACTGGAGGTTAAAGGTCAGTTTGCGAAAAACAGTTTGTCATCCACACTCTACGCATTTGCCAGAGATTCCCCCAACTTGATCGGTTTGGATTTTGACTATGACTTAGTATCAGAAGAGATTCAATCAAGAATAGCGTTGTGTTTGATGAGAAATATGAAACGGACTATGGACTCGACTTTTCAATTGGATGAATTGGATTCACAGGATGATTTACTCTTCGATGGCTCCTTAGTTACTATGACCGCTGAAAGCGTCCTTGAAAAACTCAACGTGTTGAGTGATAAGAATATAATGGTTAAGAAAGATGCCACGAAGAGATATttactgaaaaaatatattgaaaAGTTCCATATTTTGCACCACAATGTTCAACATACAATAGATTCTATGTTTGAGAAGAGGAAATCCGGTGAATTGCCAttacaagaaaaggaaaacctTGTAAGGCTCCTCCTTTTAGAACAAAACTTATGCAATATACTTGAATTATTTTCTCACAATCCAAGCTTAAATGATGTTCTAGGTTCCGGTAACGATGGTTCTAAAGAAAGCGTTAACTCTAGCGATGATTCAAAATTACCAGCATTGAAACACGTTGAATCCGGATACCATATCTCCGAAGAAAGAATACCACCTGAGAATGATGTAATCACAGCTAGGCCACATTTAATGGCAACCGATTCTGGCAAAACCATTGATGTTTACACAGGCAAACCATTGGTGTTTAAGAATTCATCGTCAAGTACTTCTGCAGGCTGTAAAaagcaagaagaagaagaaggtgaaTTACATAAATGGGGTTTCTTCGTTCAACAGCAGAGGTCTTTATACCCTGAAAATGAATCAGCAAGGCAAACACCATCCATACCGCGCCATTCATCTGACAACATACAAACTGTTGATAAGTCaacatcatcttcttcagtttcaGCGTCCACCAATGAAACCGCTGCCACTAGTCTATTCAGTCCAGTTAATCCTAAGATTTTACCAAAGATTCCATCAGGTGCTGTTTTAAGATCAGCAATCATGAAGGCTAAAGGTATTGATTCTATTGACGACTTGATTGAAAACGTTAATTCCAACAACATAGAATTGGAGAATATTTATGGCAAATCTATTCAGAACAGTGCTTCGACACTTACACCAGGCGTGGATTCTGATAATTCTGTGTCCAGTCCCGGTAAGGAAGTGGTGGAAGCATTTCCCGCAAACTCAAATGAGGACTCCAATTGTGAGGTCAAAGTCACTGCTACCTATGACAAACTGTTAAACAATTTGTCAATGGAGAGATCAATCAGACTATGA
- the RPL5 gene encoding 60S ribosomal protein uL18 (similar to Saccharomyces cerevisiae RPL5 (YPL131W); ancestral locus Anc_8.639), producing MAFQKDAKSSAYSSRFQTPFRRRREGKTDYYQRKRLVTQHKAKYNTPKYRLVVRFTNKDIICQIISSTITGDVVLAAAYSHELPRYGITHGLTNWAAAYATGLLIARRTLQKLGLDETYKGVEEVEGEYELTEAVEDGPRPFKVFLDIGLQRTTTGARVFGALKGASDGGLYVPHSENRFPGWDFETEEIDPELLRSYIFGGHVSQYMEELADDDEERFSELFKGYLADDIDADSLEDIYTSAHEAIRADPAFKPTEKKFTKEQYAAESKKYRQTKLSKEERAARVAAKIAALAGQQ from the coding sequence ATGGCTTTCCAAAAAGACGCTAAGTCCTCTGCTTACTCCTCTCGTTTCCAAACTCCtttcagaagaagaagagaaggTAAGACTGATTACTACCAAAGAAAGAGATTAGTCACCCAACATAAGGCCAAATACAACACTCCAAAGTATAGATTAGTTGTTAGATTCACTAACAAAGATATCATCTGTCAAATCATCTCTTCTACTATCACTGGTGATGTTGTCTTAGCTGCCGCATACTCCCATGAATTACCAAGATACGGTATTACCCATGGTTTGACCAACTGGGCTGCTGCTTACGCTACTGGTTTGTTGATCGCCAGAAGAACCTTGCAAAAGTTGGGTTTGGACGAAACTTACAAGGGtgttgaagaagttgaaggTGAATACGAATTGACCGAAGCTGTCGAAGATGGTCCACGTCCATTCAAGGTCTTCTTGGATATCGGTTTGCAAAGAACCACTACCGGTGCCAGAGTTTTCGGTGCTCTAAAGGGTGCTTCTGACGGTGGTTTGTATGTCCCTCACTCTGAAAACAGATTCCCAGGTTGGGACTttgaaactgaagaaattgaccCAGAGTTATTAAGATCTTACATCTTCGGTGGTCACGTCTCCCAATACATGGAAGAATTGgccgatgatgatgaagaaagattCTCTGAATTATTCAAGGGTTACTTGGCTGATGACATTGATGCTGACTCTTTGGAAGACATCTACACCTCTGCTCACGAAGCTATCAGAGCTGACCCAGCTTTCAAGCcaactgaaaagaaattcacCAAGGAACAATACGCCGCTGAATCCAAGAAGTACAGACAAACCAAATTGTCCAAGGAAGAAAGAGCTGCTCGTGTTGCTGCCAAGATTGCTGCTTTGGCCGGTCAACAATAA
- the SPO19 gene encoding Spo19p (similar to Saccharomyces cerevisiae SPO19 (YPL130W) and YOR214C; ancestral locus Anc_8.634) has product MRKQILMVVAQGVLYSTVFGERTNIGLSTEELGGDSILYFNEDPIIVEIDKKAIDKKALEQLASTRNVVLTDLPDTLEFIDFKEYAKMKSKSDMLLEYINEYEFDDFERSSMGAIDEEEEEDLIYDFNVQADDMGKLNANIYELVEEKDISNTLEKNVTNSNASVSTTTVGPSITSHSYVASSTSYSNVSISDEDYDNAGTFLTPTTVALAVMLTILLFIQTY; this is encoded by the coding sequence ATgagaaaacaaattttAATGGTTGTAGCACAAGGTGTTCTATATTCTACCGTTTTTGGTGAGCGAACAAACATTGGGCTTTCCACTGAAGAACTGGGGGGTGATTCAATTCTATATTTTAATGAAGACCCGATAATAGTAGAGATCGATAAAAAAGCCATAGACAAGAAGGCTCTGGAACAATTGGCAAGCACTAGAAATGTTGTTCTTACCGATCTACCAGACACTCTTGAGTTTATAGACTTCAAAGAGTACgcaaaaatgaaatctaAATCAGATATGCTGCTAGAGTACATCAACGAGTacgaatttgatgattttgaaagaagttCTATGGGTgctattgatgaagaagaggaagaagatttAATCTATGATTTTAACGTTCAGGCGGATGATATGGGCAAGCTAAATGCGAATATTTACGAACtagtagaagaaaaagatatatCCAACACTCTCGAAAAAAACGTTACCAACTCAAACGCATCTGTGTCAACTACTACTGTTGGTCCTTCAATAACATCTCATTCCTATGTTGCTTCCTCTACCTCTTATTCCAATGTTTCAATATCGGATGAGGACTATGACAACGCAGGCACATTTTTGACTCCAACAACGGTGGCATTAGCGGTGATGTTAACCattctattatttataCAGACCTATTAG